GAGGCTGGGAGGCTCCCGTGCTGGGTGGGGAAGGAGCCCACCCCCAGCGGTGACAGCAAATCACGGTGGCTACGTGGGCTCAGAGCTCGGCTGGGGGGCAAAGGTGGAGAGACAGACACCAACCTCATGAGTCAGCTGGTTGGGAGATGGGGGGCCAGATGCTGACCCTGACCCCCGGCAGCACCCACAGCAAATACGTCTGCATCAAAGATTCTGCGTGTCGGGGCGGGGAGAAGGGTACCTCCGGGGGCTTAAATAAAGGGGCAGGGGGCAAGGGATGCGGCGAGAACAGAGGGTGACCGTCTGGCCAGCAGGCCTGGCCTCAGGGGCCCCCGAAGCagtgctgagcctgcgctgtGGCTTGCGAGACTccttggtggggaggagggaaggtctCGCAGCCAACGTCTCGGGCCCCACCTCTCTCTGGGCTCCTCGCCATCCTCTCGATCCTCACTggagggccaggctgggggaGAGCGGACGGGGCAGGGAGACGGGCGCCAGGGGGCCAGGCGGGCCTAGCGCAGGTCCTCCTCGTCGCCCTGGATCGTCTTCTTGATGCGCAGCAGCATGGTGGTGAGCCACTGGTCCAGCCGGGAGATGGCGTCGTACTCCTTCACCTGTGTGCGCCGGGGGACCGGTGTCAGGAGGGGCGGCCCACCCCACGCCTGGCCTCGGCTCCCGCCCTGCCACCAATCCTAGCCCACGGTCTCTGTTCCCAAGATCCTCCAGGTGTATTCCTGTCAGCCTCAGTCCCCGAGGAGGAGCGGGCCCCAACCCAAGCCGGAGCGGCTCCCTTCTGTGTCTCTACTGGCCTGGGCGTGAGGCTTCCCTTGGGGGGAAGAAAGATTttatagctgaaaaaaaaaaaaagtccagtttTCTTGTTTTACGGATGGGAAATTGAGGCCTGGAGACATAAGAAGCGGCGGGATGGACTGTCTGGGGCGGGATGGTCCTGACGAGTTTGGTCTCTGTCATCATTCAGAGGCCTACGATGATGAGTGATGGCCTTGGTGATGGGTACCCAGGGAGAGACATGCTTGACAGATACAGTCTGGAGGACCTAATGTGGACCTGAGCTGGATGGAACTGAGTTCCAGAAAGCTCAGAACAGGGTAAGGAAAGGGAGAAACATCTCCGTGGGGCGGTTCTATCAGAGAAGCTGCTGGAAAGGGGGACCCTCCCAATGCCGCCTCTCCGGCACCCtttgctcctcctccctcctgctttcGGGGAGGGGAGCGGGAATGACGCGgctcattccctccctccctgcacatCCAGGATCACCCGAAGTGCCTGACGTGAGACATCCTTAACTGCTCCCCCAGGGGGACTCTGAGTGGTGCAAAGACCTTGGCCTTCAGGAGCAGACAGATATGGGCTCCAATCCCAGCTCCGGCCCCGAGAGGCCTCAGTGCCATCATCTCTACAACGGGGAGAACACTCCCCGCACCTCTTGGGGCTACCTGTGAGGATCCTGGAGTGACGGGAGAAAGGAATTCATAGCCAGGGGCCGGGGCTGGAGATAAAAAAGGGTGAAATTCATGGGAGCACATCTGACAAGGGCGGCCACGCCTGCCAGCCACTCACCGCCTCGGTGTAGCTGTCCACGTTCTGTTCCTCGTGGGCTTCTAACAGTTTCTGCAAGAAAATGGCAGGCGGGGCTCAGGGGCCCAGGCTGGCCTGAGGCCTGACCTGGATGagattcacacacacactatCTGGGTGAGTGAAAGTCGGGGGGACTCCCATGCTGACAGGAAGGAAGGGGCTGTGTTCCAACCCTGCCCTCCGCATCGAAAAGTCACTAACACAGAACGTCACGCGTGCACGCGTGCCTGTGTGCGTGTGAGATCCTGCagcctcccagctctgcccccagcTCCATTGCTGACTGAATCTCACTTGTCTCATCCAGAAACTGGAGACCCAAACGGCAGGCGAGGGGGAAACAAAAGACCCTTGAAAATTACTGTACAAATCTCGGTGATCGTGCTAACCGGAGCCAAGCCTCCAGATTCCCATCCACACGCCCTGCTCCAAGTGCAGACGCAGGAAAGGGGTGGCCTGAGCCCCCGGCACTCACTTTCATCAGCTTGCACTCCCGGGAGTCGGAGAATGCAGGGAATAGCTCCTCATACTTCTGGACAGCGAGCTGAGTGTCGGCGAGGGcggaggggaggaagaagggcACAAGTTAGTAAAGAAGGGCCCTCAGAGCAGCTGGCCCGGCAGCCGAGGGGATCGGGGGCCGCTCTGGCCCCGAGTCAGCTGTCTGCgcctccaccccccccaccccagcctccagtGACGCCGGGCTCTGTGCTTGGCGGCAGCTTCACGGAGCTGAGCTCAGTGCAAGCCTGGCCGCAGAGACAGATGCAGGggacgggggcggcgggggcctgggggaaggaggagggttcCCCAGGCCGGTGCTCAGTGCCTCTCCTGCACCCGGTCCACCCAGGGTAGGGGCAATGGCAACAACTGCCTGGTACTGCCTCATAACAGCACATCCTATGTGTCAGGCCTGACGCCAGGCACTTCTCACGTTTAACCCTCACGAGGACCCGGGGAGGGTCAAACGATGGTGACCCTATTTCGAAAGTAGGAAACAGACCCAGAGATGGTAGTGACCCGCTCAGGGCACAGGTACGTGTTGGGGATCTGAACTGGCCTGACCCCAAAGCCCAAGCTCTCACCTGCCCTGCCGGACGCCGGCAAAGGGAGCAAGGGTGGGGCTCAGACACACCATGTGGCTGAGGATGGGGCAGCTGAAGACCCCAAGAAATCCCAGACGCCAGCAGAACCCAGCTCCTCTCCCTGGCCATTCCCCAACCCCTCACCCAGCCCTGACCCCTCTCTTGCTAAGCAGCCCTGAGAACGAGCAGAACTGGCATTTAGGCTCTGGTTCAAATCATGACACTGGGAGTCAGAAAGATCTGGAATCCTGGGGCTGCAGTTTACTAGCCACGTGCTTTGAACAAGGGACGCTGGTTtcagcctcagtgtcttcatctgtaaaatggggcgaCCATGGTATCAACCTCATGGGGTGCAGTAAGGACTCAAAAAGTGCTCCCACAAAAGAAAAAGCCTGGCACTGAGCAAGTCGGGAGTTGGAAACTCAAAGGCTACAGGGACTGAGCGAGTGAAATCAGGGATAGAAACAAGCATTTCCTGCCCAAAGGCCAAATGCCAGGGGCCAGACGTGAGTGAGGGGCTTAACCTCCGAAGGGGTTAAGAGGCGACTCGGCCTAGTGACAGACACTGTGCTCCAAGGGCAGTCACCCTGTGGGGGGTGGGTAAGCTCTGGGTGGGCCCCTGGGCCTGGGCTCACCTTGGCGTTGAGCATGTCGATGCAGAAGTGGCAGAGAGCCGCCTTGAAGAAGTAGTCCTTGGCGCTGTACTTGAGCAGCGGGCTGTCCATGGCGTTGGTCCCCACCTGCAGGCACGAGCAGGCGGGCAGCCAGAGGGCCAGGGTCACTGCCAGGCACTTGGGGGCCAGCTGGGAACGGGGTTTGTTCCCCAGTGGGGCCCTGTTAACCCAGGACCCCGAGGGCAGGGAGAAAAGAGACCAGCCCCGGGGAAGTCAGCAACCAGTCTGTGAGTGGCCGAGGACCAGGGCATGATGGGGAGCGGGGGTGTGGCCACAGGGCTGAGGCCAGGTGTCCGTGGGCTTCCCGAGGCGCCCGCGATGGTGGAGGGAGAGGCGGCCCTGCTGTCAGGCCCGACAGGAGGCTGGCACATTGGTGGGCAGAGGGGTGGCAGGCTGCGGGAACATGAGAGGCGGCGCCCGCCCCGCTCTCCTCCGAGGCCAGCTGCCTGCCTTTCTCCTGGCCAGGCTGAGCCCACCAGGGCGGCTGGGccccccccagccctccccgcCCAGCAGACACCACCTCCCGGACCCCTTCTAGCAGGCTCCTCCGCTGCCTCTGGCTACCCCGGGCCCCTTCTAGCAGGCTCCTCCGCTGCCTCTGGCTACCCCGGGCCTCGCAGTTCTTTCCACTCTCTCCCTGACTCTGCTTCTTCAGAGTTGGCCTCACTCTGGGGCTGCCTGGGAAGTGCCCTGTGAGCAGTGTGGGAAGGGCCTGTCTAGGAAGACGGCAGTGACAGGCGGTGACACCGCATGGGGTCGTGGGCAGAGGAGTGTTCAGCCAGGCTGAGTACAGGGTGAGGGCGTGGGGATGACCGAGGGAAGTGCAGAGGATTGGGGGGAGGCCGGGGCACTGGCAGGCAGGACGGGGCGCCGTGCCGCCCCCGAGAGCAGGGCTCggagccccgcccgccccacctGCTCGTAGATGTCAATGGCCTTCTGATACTGCTCCAGCTGCGCCGCGTAACCGGCCACCTTCAGCAGACACTTGTTGGCAGAGCTGaatggggcagagagaggggagggaggttgGTGGCAGCCGGGTCCGGGGCCCTCGCCAAGGGGCTGGGGCGGGCAGGAGGGGTACCTGTTGGACTCCTCGCCTTTGTAGTAGTCTGCAGACTGCTCGTAGTGGGCGATGGCCTGGGGAGACACgggcggtggggggagggcgAGGGGCCAATGCAGCCTTCATCACCTTCGGGCGCAATACGGCCCGGGACTCACCGGAGCCCTTTACCCAGGCTCTGCCGGTGCCCCGTGCTCCTGTCCTGGTCTCAGAGGACCGGCCGAGGCAGCCCTCCCCGGCCACTGGCCGGGCCCCACCTGCCACTGACCTTCTCAATGTCCACCAGCTCCGTCTCGTAGATCTCAGCGATGGAGATGTGGTGCTTGGCCGCGATGGTGAACCGGCCCTGGGTGAGACGTGGGAAGGAGCCCTCAGTGACGAGGGGCGTCCTGAGTGCCCCGCCCCAGCTCAACCACACCCCTCCACGTCCCCCAAAGCTGGATTCTCAGCCCTCAGCcgcccctgggaggggaggtgcgcAGAAGGTCCCAAGAGACAGAGGGGCACGGGGCTTAAAAGGGAGGCTCCAGCACGAGCGGCCTGGGTGACGGCGGGCACGGCCCTCCACATCCAGTCTCCATGGGGGCACAGGCAGATGGAGCAACGCCGAGGCACCGTTTGCACAGGGACTTGCCAGAAGCTCTGGCCCGAGGAGGCGTGTGACAGATGGTCCAGAGAGGCGGAGGACCAGCCCAGAGTCACCTGGTAGAGGCGCCCCGCTGCCTAAGAAACAGCCTCCCTGTCCCGTGCGGCCACACAGCCCTCCTCACAGGTCAACCCCTGCTCTCCAGCTTCCCCTGCAGGCGCCCAGGGCTTTCCCCAAGGATGCCTTCCAGCTCCCAGAGGGG
This region of Balaenoptera acutorostrata chromosome 19, mBalAcu1.1, whole genome shotgun sequence genomic DNA includes:
- the NAPA gene encoding alpha-soluble NSF attachment protein, which translates into the protein MSTFAAAMDNSGKEAEAMALLAEAERKVKNSQSFFSGLFGGSSKIEEACEIYARAANMFKMAKNWSAAGNAFCQAAQLHLQLQSKHDAATCFVDAGNAFKKADPQEAINCLMRAIEIYTDMGRFTIAAKHHISIAEIYETELVDIEKAIAHYEQSADYYKGEESNSSANKCLLKVAGYAAQLEQYQKAIDIYEQVGTNAMDSPLLKYSAKDYFFKAALCHFCIDMLNAKLAVQKYEELFPAFSDSRECKLMKKLLEAHEEQNVDSYTEAVKEYDAISRLDQWLTTMLLRIKKTIQGDEEDLR